In Pseudomonas fluorescens, the following are encoded in one genomic region:
- the rpsJ gene encoding 30S ribosomal protein S10, whose protein sequence is MQNQQIRIRLKAFDHRLIDQSTQEIVETAKRTGAQVRGPIPLPTRKERFTVLVSPHVNKDARDQYEIRTHKRVLDIVQPTDKTVDALMKLDLAAGVEVQISLG, encoded by the coding sequence ATGCAAAATCAGCAAATCCGTATCAGGTTGAAGGCTTTCGACCATCGCCTGATCGACCAATCAACCCAGGAAATCGTGGAAACCGCGAAACGTACTGGTGCTCAAGTGCGTGGTCCAATTCCACTGCCTACCCGTAAAGAGCGGTTCACCGTTCTGGTCTCCCCGCACGTCAACAAAGACGCGCGTGACCAGTACGAGATCCGTACTCATAAGCGCGTTCTGGACATCGTCCAGCCAACGGATAAAACCGTTGATGCTCTTATGAAGCTTGATCTTGCGGCCGGTGTGGAAGTGCAGATCAGCCTCGGCTAA
- the rplC gene encoding 50S ribosomal protein L3, giving the protein MTIGVVGRKCGMTRIFTEEGVSIPVTVIEIEPNRVTQFKTEETDGYRAVQVTVGERRASRVTAAQAGHFAKANVAAGRTVMEFRLEEGEYQAGDLINAEIFAAGQLVDVTGQSKGKGFQGTIKRWNFRGQDNTHGNSVSHRVPGSIGQCQTPGRVFKGKKMSGHMGAERVTVQSLEVVRVDAERNLLLVKGAVPGATGGNLVVRPAAKARG; this is encoded by the coding sequence ATGACTATTGGTGTAGTCGGTCGTAAATGCGGTATGACCCGTATTTTCACCGAAGAAGGTGTCTCCATTCCGGTCACGGTCATTGAGATCGAACCGAATCGCGTCACCCAGTTCAAAACTGAAGAGACCGATGGCTATCGTGCAGTGCAAGTCACTGTCGGCGAGCGTCGTGCTTCGCGTGTAACAGCAGCTCAGGCTGGCCACTTCGCTAAAGCGAACGTTGCCGCCGGTCGTACCGTAATGGAATTCCGCCTTGAAGAAGGCGAGTACCAGGCCGGCGATCTGATCAACGCTGAAATCTTCGCCGCTGGTCAACTGGTTGATGTAACCGGTCAGTCCAAGGGTAAAGGCTTCCAGGGTACGATCAAGCGTTGGAATTTCCGCGGGCAAGATAACACCCACGGTAACTCCGTATCCCACCGCGTTCCAGGCTCTATCGGCCAGTGCCAGACTCCTGGTCGTGTATTCAAGGGCAAAAAAATGTCCGGTCATATGGGCGCTGAGCGCGTGACCGTGCAGTCCCTCGAAGTAGTGCGCGTGGACGCTGAACGCAATCTGTTGTTGGTCAAGGGCGCTGTTCCTGGCGCTACTGGCGGCAACTTGGTTGTACGTCCAGCAGCCAAGGCTCGCGGTTAA
- the tuf gene encoding elongation factor Tu, translating into MAKEKFDRSLPHVNVGTIGHVDHGKTTLTAALTRVCSEVFGSAIVDFDKIDSAPEEKARGITINTAHVEYNSKIRHYAHVDCPGHADYVKNMITGAAQMDGAILVCSAADGPMPQTREHILLSRQVGVPYIVVFLNKADLVDDAELLELVEMEVRDLLSTYDFPGDDTPIIIGSARMALEGKDDNEMGTTAVRKLVETLDSYIPEPERAIDKPFLMPIEDVFSISGRGTVVTGRIERGIVRVQDALEIVGLRDTTTTTCTGVEMFRKLLDEGRAGENCGVLLRGTKRDDVERGQVLVKPGSVKPHTKFTAEVYVLSKEEGGRHTPFFKGYRPQFYFRTTDVTGNCQLPEGVEMVMPGDNIQMEVTLIKTIAMEDGLRFAIREGGRTVGAGVVAKIIE; encoded by the coding sequence GTGGCTAAAGAAAAATTTGATCGTTCCCTACCGCACGTCAACGTTGGCACCATCGGTCACGTTGACCACGGTAAAACCACTCTGACCGCAGCTCTGACTCGCGTTTGCTCCGAAGTTTTCGGTTCCGCAATCGTTGATTTCGATAAAATCGACAGCGCTCCAGAAGAAAAAGCTCGTGGTATCACCATCAACACCGCGCACGTCGAGTACAACTCGAAGATCCGTCACTACGCTCACGTTGACTGCCCAGGTCACGCTGACTATGTGAAGAACATGATCACCGGTGCTGCCCAGATGGACGGCGCGATCCTGGTTTGCTCGGCCGCTGATGGTCCGATGCCACAAACCCGTGAGCACATCCTGCTGTCCCGTCAGGTAGGCGTTCCGTACATCGTGGTTTTCCTGAACAAGGCTGACCTGGTAGACGACGCTGAGCTGCTGGAACTGGTCGAAATGGAAGTTCGCGACCTGCTGTCCACCTACGACTTCCCGGGCGATGACACTCCAATCATCATCGGTTCGGCTCGTATGGCGCTGGAAGGCAAAGACGACAACGAAATGGGCACCACTGCCGTTCGTAAACTGGTTGAAACCCTGGACAGCTACATCCCAGAGCCAGAGCGTGCTATCGACAAGCCATTCCTGATGCCAATCGAAGACGTATTCTCGATCTCGGGTCGTGGTACTGTTGTGACTGGTCGTATCGAGCGCGGTATCGTTCGCGTTCAAGATGCACTGGAAATCGTTGGTCTGCGTGACACCACCACCACCACCTGCACCGGTGTTGAAATGTTCCGCAAGCTGCTCGACGAAGGTCGTGCTGGCGAGAACTGCGGCGTTCTGCTGCGTGGTACCAAGCGTGACGACGTTGAGCGTGGCCAGGTTCTGGTTAAGCCAGGTTCGGTTAAGCCGCACACCAAGTTCACCGCAGAGGTTTACGTTCTGAGCAAGGAAGAAGGCGGTCGTCACACTCCGTTCTTCAAAGGCTACCGTCCACAGTTCTACTTCCGTACTACTGACGTGACTGGTAACTGCCAGCTGCCAGAAGGCGTTGAAATGGTAATGCCAGGTGATAACATCCAGATGGAAGTTACCCTGATCAAGACCATCGCAATGGAAGACGGCCTGCGTTTCGCTATCCGTGAAGGCGGTCGTACCGTCGGCGCTGGCGTCGTAGCCAAAATCATCGAGTAA
- the rpoC gene encoding DNA-directed RNA polymerase subunit beta' has protein sequence MKDLLNLLKNQGQVEEFDAIRIGLASPEMIRSWSFGEVKKPETINYRTFKPERDGLFCAKIFGPVKDYECLCGKYKRLKHRGVICEKCGVEVALAKVRRERMAHIELASPVAHIWFLKSLPSRIGLLMDMTLRDIERVLYFESYVVIDPGMTTLEKGQLLNDEQYFEALEEFGDDFDARMGAEAVRELLHAIDLEHEIGRLREEIPQTNSETKIKKLSKRLKLMEAFQGSGNLPEWMVLTVLPVLPPDLRPLVPLDGGRFATSDLNDLYRRVINRNNRLKRLLDLSAPDIIVRNEKRMLQEAVDALLDNGRRGRAITGSNKRPLKSLADMIKGKQGRFRQNLLGKRVDYSGRSVITVGPTLRLHQCGLPKKMALELFKPFIFGKLEMRGLATTIKAAKKMVERELPEVWDVLAEVIREHPVLLNRAPTLHRLGIQAFEPVLIEGKAIQLHPLVCAAYNADFDGDQMAVHVPLTLEAQLEARALMMSTNNILSPANGEPIIVPSQDVVLGLYYMTREAINAKGEGRVFADLQEVDRVFRAGEAALHAKVKVRINETVNDRDGGSVSNTRIVDTTVGRALLFQVVPKGLSYDVVNLPMKKKAISKLINQCYRVVGLKETVIFADQLMYTGFAYSTISGVSIGVNDFVIPDEKARIIAAATDEVKEIESQYASGLVTQGEKYNKVIDLWSKANDEVSKAMMSNLSKEKVIDRHGNEVEQESFNSMYMMADSGARGSAAQIRQLAGMRGLMAKPDGSIIETPITANFREGLSVLQYFISTHGARKGLADTALKTANSGYLTRRLVDVAQDLVVTEVDCGTEHGLLMTPHIEGGDVVEPLGERVLGRVIARDVFKPGTEDVIVPAGTLVDEKWVEFIELNSIDEVIVRSPISCETRFGICAKCYGRDLARGHQVNIGEAVGVIAAQSIGEPGTQLTMRTFHIGGAASRTSAADSVQVKNGGTVRLHNLKHVERVDGCLVAVSRSGELAIADDFGRERERYKLPYGAVISVKEGDKVEAGAIVAKWDPHTHPIVTEMKGTVTYVGMEEGITIKRQTDELTGMTNIEVLDAKDRPAAGKDIRPAVKMVDDNGKDLLLPGTDVIAQYFLPANALVGVADGAKIAIGDVIARIPQETSKTRDITGGLPRVADLFEARRPKEASILAEVSGTIAFGKETKGKRRLVITPNDGTDPYEELIPKWRHLNVFEGEQVNRGEVISDGPSDPHDILRLLGVSALAKYIVNEIQDVYRLQGVKINDKHIETILRQMLRKVEIAESGDSSFIKGDQMELTHVLVENERLSGEDKFVSKFTRVLLGITKASLSTESFISAASFQETTRVLTEAAVTGKRDYLRGLKENVVVGRLIPAGTGLAYHSERKRRRDADKPLRVSASEVEAALTEALNSSGN, from the coding sequence TTGAAAGACCTACTGAATTTGCTGAAAAACCAGGGTCAAGTCGAAGAGTTCGACGCCATCCGTATCGGATTGGCATCGCCTGAGATGATCCGTTCGTGGTCGTTCGGTGAAGTTAAAAAGCCGGAAACCATCAACTACCGTACGTTCAAACCTGAGCGTGACGGCCTGTTCTGCGCCAAGATCTTTGGCCCGGTAAAGGATTACGAGTGCCTGTGCGGTAAGTACAAGCGCTTGAAGCACCGTGGTGTGATCTGCGAGAAGTGCGGCGTTGAAGTCGCGCTGGCAAAAGTTCGTCGTGAGCGCATGGCGCACATCGAACTGGCCTCGCCGGTTGCCCACATCTGGTTCCTGAAATCGCTGCCGTCCCGTATCGGCTTGCTGATGGACATGACCCTGCGTGATATCGAACGCGTTCTCTACTTCGAGAGTTATGTCGTTATCGATCCAGGCATGACCACCCTTGAAAAAGGTCAGCTGCTCAACGACGAGCAGTACTTCGAAGCGCTGGAAGAGTTCGGCGACGATTTCGATGCCCGCATGGGTGCCGAAGCTGTCCGTGAACTGCTGCACGCTATCGACCTGGAGCACGAGATTGGCCGCCTGCGTGAAGAAATTCCGCAAACCAACTCCGAAACCAAGATCAAGAAGCTGTCCAAGCGTCTGAAGTTGATGGAAGCCTTCCAGGGTTCCGGCAACCTGCCAGAGTGGATGGTGCTGACCGTTCTGCCGGTTCTGCCGCCAGATCTGCGTCCACTGGTCCCGCTGGATGGCGGTCGCTTCGCGACTTCCGACCTCAACGATCTGTATCGTCGAGTGATCAACCGTAACAACCGCTTGAAGCGCCTGCTGGATCTGTCCGCACCGGACATCATCGTGCGCAACGAAAAGCGTATGTTGCAGGAAGCTGTCGACGCATTGCTCGACAACGGTCGTCGTGGCCGCGCTATCACCGGTTCGAACAAGCGTCCTCTGAAATCCCTGGCTGACATGATCAAGGGTAAGCAGGGTCGTTTCCGTCAGAACTTGCTCGGTAAGCGTGTTGACTACTCCGGCCGTTCGGTAATTACCGTAGGTCCGACCCTGCGTCTGCACCAGTGCGGTCTGCCGAAGAAAATGGCTCTCGAGCTGTTCAAGCCGTTCATTTTCGGCAAGCTTGAAATGCGTGGTCTCGCTACCACCATCAAGGCTGCCAAGAAGATGGTCGAGCGCGAGCTGCCAGAGGTTTGGGACGTTCTCGCTGAAGTGATTCGCGAACACCCGGTACTTCTCAACCGTGCGCCGACCCTTCACCGTCTGGGTATCCAGGCGTTTGAACCGGTACTGATCGAAGGTAAGGCTATCCAGCTGCACCCTCTGGTCTGCGCCGCGTACAACGCCGACTTCGACGGCGACCAAATGGCCGTGCACGTACCGCTGACGCTGGAAGCCCAGCTCGAAGCGCGTGCGTTGATGATGTCGACCAACAACATTCTGTCGCCAGCCAACGGTGAGCCAATCATCGTTCCGTCGCAGGACGTTGTATTGGGTCTGTACTACATGACTCGTGAAGCGATCAACGCCAAGGGCGAAGGTCGTGTGTTCGCGGATCTGCAGGAGGTTGACCGTGTGTTCCGTGCCGGCGAAGCCGCACTGCACGCCAAGGTCAAGGTGCGGATCAACGAAACCGTCAACGACCGTGATGGCGGCAGCGTGAGCAACACCCGTATCGTCGACACCACTGTCGGCCGTGCTCTGTTGTTCCAGGTTGTGCCAAAAGGTCTGTCGTACGACGTCGTCAACCTGCCGATGAAGAAGAAGGCGATCTCCAAGCTGATCAACCAGTGCTATCGCGTGGTTGGTTTGAAAGAGACTGTGATCTTCGCTGACCAGTTGATGTACACCGGTTTTGCCTATTCGACCATTTCCGGCGTTTCCATCGGTGTTAACGACTTCGTTATCCCGGATGAAAAAGCCCGCATCATCGCGGCTGCAACCGATGAAGTGAAAGAGATCGAAAGTCAGTACGCCTCGGGCCTGGTAACTCAGGGCGAGAAGTACAACAAGGTAATCGACCTTTGGTCGAAAGCTAACGACGAAGTCTCCAAGGCAATGATGTCGAACCTCTCGAAAGAGAAGGTTATCGACCGTCACGGCAACGAAGTTGAGCAAGAATCGTTCAACTCGATGTACATGATGGCCGACTCCGGTGCTCGAGGTTCTGCTGCGCAGATCCGTCAGCTGGCCGGTATGCGTGGTCTGATGGCCAAGCCGGACGGCTCCATCATCGAAACGCCGATTACTGCGAACTTCCGTGAAGGTTTGAGCGTACTCCAGTACTTCATCTCGACTCACGGTGCTCGTAAGGGTCTGGCGGATACCGCCTTGAAAACTGCTAACTCCGGTTACTTGACGCGTCGTCTGGTAGACGTTGCGCAGGATCTGGTTGTGACCGAAGTTGACTGCGGGACCGAACACGGTCTGCTGATGACTCCGCACATTGAAGGCGGCGACGTTGTAGAGCCGTTGGGTGAGCGCGTATTGGGTCGTGTTATCGCCCGTGACGTATTCAAGCCGGGTACCGAGGACGTCATCGTTCCTGCTGGCACCCTGGTAGACGAGAAGTGGGTCGAGTTCATCGAGCTGAACAGCATCGACGAAGTGATCGTGCGTTCGCCGATCAGCTGCGAAACCCGTTTCGGTATTTGCGCCAAGTGCTACGGCCGCGATCTGGCTCGTGGTCACCAGGTGAACATCGGTGAAGCGGTCGGCGTTATCGCTGCCCAGTCCATCGGTGAGCCGGGTACCCAGCTGACGATGCGTACGTTCCACATCGGTGGTGCGGCAAGCCGGACCTCCGCAGCCGACAGCGTTCAGGTGAAGAATGGCGGTACCGTCCGTCTGCATAACCTGAAGCACGTTGAGCGAGTGGATGGTTGCCTGGTTGCTGTGTCCCGTTCCGGTGAGCTGGCCATCGCTGACGACTTCGGTCGTGAGCGCGAGCGTTACAAGCTGCCGTACGGTGCCGTGATTTCGGTTAAAGAAGGTGACAAGGTCGAAGCTGGCGCTATCGTGGCCAAGTGGGATCCGCACACTCACCCAATCGTTACCGAAATGAAAGGTACCGTGACCTACGTGGGCATGGAAGAAGGCATCACGATCAAGCGTCAGACTGACGAATTGACCGGTATGACCAACATTGAAGTACTCGACGCCAAAGATCGTCCAGCTGCCGGTAAGGACATCCGTCCTGCTGTGAAGATGGTCGACGACAACGGCAAGGATCTGTTGCTGCCAGGCACTGACGTTATCGCTCAGTACTTCCTGCCAGCCAACGCCCTGGTCGGTGTAGCGGATGGTGCGAAGATCGCGATCGGTGATGTTATCGCTCGTATCCCGCAAGAGACTTCGAAAACTCGCGACATCACCGGTGGTCTGCCGCGTGTTGCCGACTTGTTCGAAGCTCGTCGTCCGAAAGAAGCGTCGATTCTGGCTGAAGTCAGCGGCACCATCGCATTCGGTAAAGAGACCAAGGGCAAGCGCCGTCTGGTCATCACCCCGAACGACGGTACCGATCCGTACGAAGAGCTGATTCCGAAGTGGCGTCACCTGAACGTCTTCGAAGGCGAACAGGTAAACCGCGGCGAAGTTATCTCCGACGGTCCGAGCGATCCACACGACATCCTGCGTCTGCTGGGTGTGAGTGCGCTGGCCAAGTACATCGTTAACGAGATCCAGGACGTTTACCGTCTGCAAGGCGTGAAGATCAACGACAAGCACATCGAGACCATCCTGCGTCAGATGCTGCGTAAAGTTGAGATCGCTGAATCCGGCGATTCCAGTTTCATCAAGGGCGACCAGATGGAATTGACTCACGTACTGGTAGAGAACGAGCGTCTGAGCGGCGAAGACAAGTTTGTCTCCAAGTTCACTCGCGTTCTGCTGGGTATCACCAAGGCGTCGTTGTCCACCGAATCGTTCATCTCGGCGGCTTCCTTCCAGGAAACCACTCGCGTACTGACCGAAGCGGCGGTAACCGGCAAGCGCGATTACCTGCGCGGCCTGAAAGAAAACGTGGTCGTGGGTCGTCTGATCCCGGCTGGTACCGGCCTGGCTTATCACAGCGAGCGTAAGCGCCGCCGTGATGCAGACAAGCCGTTGCGCGTAAGCGCCAGTGAAGTGGAAGCTGCACTGACCGAAGCGCTGAACTCGAGCGGTAACTGA
- the fusA gene encoding elongation factor G → MARTTPINRYRNIGIVAHVDAGKTTTTERVLFYTGKSHKMGEVHDGAATTDWMVQEQERGITITSAAITAFWQGSAKQHKDQYRFNVIDTPGHVDFTIEVERSLRVLDGAVVVFCGTSGVEPQSETVWRQANKYGVPRIVYVNKMDRAGANFLRVIAQIKQRLGHTPVPIQLAIGSEDNFQGQIDLMTMEAVYWNDADKGMTPRREAIPAELQELAEEWRNNMVEAAAEASEELMNKYLEGEELTIEEIKGALRQRTIAGEIVLAVCGSSFKNKGVPLVLDAVIDYLPAPTDIPAIKGTDPDDEEKQMERHADDNEPFSALAFKIATDPFVGTLTFVRVYSGVLASGDGVINSVKGKKERVGRMVQMHANAREEIKEVRAGDIAALIGMKDVTTGETLCNADKPIILVRMDFPEPVISVAVEPKTKDDQEKMGIALGKLAQEDPSFRVKTDEETGQTIISGMGELHLDILVDRMRREFNVEANIGKPQVSYRERITKNCEIEGKFVRQSGGRGQFGHCWIRFAPADEGQEGLQFVNEVVGGVVPKEYIPAIQKGIEEQMKNGVVAGYPLIGLKATVFDGSYHDVDSNEMAFKVAASMATKQLAQKGGGELLEPIMAVEVVTPEDYMGDVMGDLNRRRGMILGMEDTVSGKVIRAEVPLGEMFGYATDVRSMSQGRASYSMEFKKYNTAPSHIVETVTKKQG, encoded by the coding sequence ATGGCTCGTACAACACCGATTAATCGCTACCGTAACATTGGTATCGTTGCACACGTGGATGCTGGTAAAACCACCACCACTGAGCGCGTCCTTTTTTACACTGGCAAAAGTCACAAAATGGGCGAGGTGCATGACGGCGCCGCGACCACAGACTGGATGGTGCAGGAGCAGGAGCGTGGTATTACCATTACTTCTGCTGCCATTACCGCCTTCTGGCAGGGTTCCGCCAAGCAGCACAAAGACCAGTACCGTTTCAACGTCATCGATACCCCGGGCCACGTAGACTTCACTATTGAAGTAGAGCGTTCCCTGCGTGTACTCGACGGCGCGGTCGTTGTGTTCTGCGGTACTTCCGGCGTTGAGCCTCAGTCCGAAACCGTATGGCGTCAAGCCAACAAGTACGGTGTTCCACGTATCGTTTACGTGAACAAGATGGACCGTGCCGGTGCGAACTTCCTGCGCGTGATCGCTCAGATCAAACAGCGTCTGGGTCACACTCCGGTGCCTATCCAGTTGGCTATCGGTTCCGAAGACAACTTCCAGGGTCAGATCGATCTGATGACCATGGAAGCGGTTTACTGGAACGATGCCGACAAGGGTATGACTCCTCGTCGTGAGGCCATCCCTGCTGAACTGCAGGAACTGGCTGAAGAGTGGCGCAACAACATGGTTGAGGCTGCGGCCGAAGCCAGCGAAGAGCTGATGAACAAGTACCTTGAAGGTGAAGAACTCACCATCGAGGAAATCAAGGGTGCTCTGCGTCAGCGTACTATCGCTGGTGAGATCGTTCTGGCTGTTTGCGGTTCTTCCTTCAAGAACAAGGGTGTTCCCCTGGTTCTCGACGCCGTTATCGACTACCTGCCGGCTCCAACCGACATTCCTGCCATCAAGGGTACTGACCCGGATGACGAGGAAAAGCAAATGGAGCGTCATGCAGACGACAACGAGCCGTTCTCGGCTCTGGCGTTCAAGATCGCTACCGATCCATTCGTGGGTACCTTGACTTTCGTCCGTGTTTACTCGGGCGTGTTGGCCTCCGGCGACGGCGTGATCAACTCGGTCAAAGGCAAGAAAGAGCGCGTGGGCCGTATGGTGCAGATGCACGCAAACGCCCGTGAAGAGATCAAGGAAGTACGCGCTGGTGACATCGCGGCCCTGATCGGCATGAAGGACGTCACCACTGGTGAAACCTTGTGCAACGCTGACAAGCCAATCATCCTGGTTCGCATGGACTTCCCGGAGCCGGTTATTTCGGTTGCCGTTGAGCCTAAGACCAAGGATGACCAGGAAAAAATGGGTATCGCTCTGGGCAAACTTGCTCAGGAAGACCCGTCTTTCCGCGTCAAAACTGATGAAGAGACTGGTCAGACGATCATCTCTGGCATGGGCGAGTTGCACCTGGACATCCTGGTTGACCGGATGCGCCGTGAGTTCAACGTCGAAGCCAACATCGGTAAGCCTCAGGTTTCGTATCGTGAGCGCATCACGAAGAATTGCGAAATCGAAGGCAAGTTCGTTCGTCAGTCCGGCGGTCGTGGCCAGTTCGGCCACTGCTGGATCCGTTTTGCTCCTGCTGACGAAGGTCAGGAAGGTCTGCAATTCGTGAACGAAGTAGTGGGTGGTGTGGTTCCTAAGGAATACATCCCGGCTATCCAGAAGGGTATCGAAGAGCAGATGAAGAACGGCGTAGTTGCCGGCTATCCGCTGATCGGCCTGAAGGCTACCGTGTTTGATGGTTCTTACCACGACGTCGACTCGAACGAGATGGCGTTTAAGGTGGCTGCTTCCATGGCGACCAAGCAACTGGCCCAGAAGGGTGGTGGTGAGTTGCTCGAGCCGATCATGGCGGTAGAGGTTGTTACGCCTGAAGACTATATGGGTGACGTGATGGGCGACCTTAACCGTCGTCGCGGCATGATTCTGGGTATGGAAGACACGGTCTCCGGTAAGGTGATCCGTGCTGAAGTTCCGTTGGGCGAGATGTTCGGTTATGCGACCGACGTTCGTTCGATGTCCCAGGGTCGCGCAAGCTACTCTATGGAATTCAAAAAATACAATACAGCTCCGTCGCACATCGTCGAAACTGTAACCAAAAAACAAGGCTGA
- the rplD gene encoding 50S ribosomal protein L4 yields the protein MQLNVNDAQAIEVSELTFGGEFNETLVHQAVVAYMAGGRQGSKQQKTRSDVRGGGKRPWRQKGTGRARAGTIRSPIWRGGGTTFAARPQDHSQKLNKKMYRAAMRSILAELVRTDRLVVVQDFAVETPKTKDLLGKLNNMSLTDVLIVSDAVDQNLYLAARNLPHVDVRDVQGSDPVSLIAYDKVLITVSAVKKFEELLG from the coding sequence ATGCAATTAAATGTAAATGACGCTCAAGCGATCGAAGTTTCCGAACTGACATTTGGCGGCGAATTCAACGAGACGCTGGTTCACCAAGCAGTCGTGGCCTACATGGCCGGCGGCCGTCAGGGCTCCAAGCAGCAAAAGACCCGTTCCGACGTTCGTGGTGGCGGTAAGCGCCCATGGCGTCAGAAAGGTACTGGCCGTGCTCGTGCCGGTACTATCCGTAGCCCAATCTGGCGTGGCGGCGGTACCACTTTCGCAGCTCGTCCTCAGGATCACTCCCAGAAGCTGAACAAGAAGATGTATCGCGCAGCAATGCGTTCCATCCTTGCTGAGCTGGTGCGTACTGATCGTCTGGTCGTGGTTCAGGATTTCGCCGTTGAAACGCCGAAAACCAAAGACCTGCTGGGCAAACTGAACAACATGAGCCTGACCGACGTTCTGATCGTGTCCGACGCTGTTGATCAGAACCTGTACCTGGCTGCTCGTAACCTGCCACACGTAGATGTACGTGACGTGCAAGGTTCCGATCCAGTTAGTCTGATCGCATACGACAAGGTGTTGATCACCGTGTCGGCCGTGAAGAAATTCGAGGAGCTGCTGGGATGA
- the rpsG gene encoding 30S ribosomal protein S7, producing MPRRRVAAKREILDDPKYGSQILAKFMNHVMESGKKAVAERIVYGALDTVKARKAGTDPLELFEKALDAIAPLVEVKSRRVGGATYQVPVEVRPSRRNALAMRWLVDYARKRGEKSMALRLAGELLDAAEGKGAAVKKREDVHRMAEANKAFSHYRF from the coding sequence ATGCCAAGACGTCGCGTAGCAGCCAAGCGTGAGATTCTGGACGATCCGAAATACGGAAGCCAAATCCTCGCCAAATTCATGAACCACGTAATGGAAAGCGGCAAGAAAGCCGTTGCCGAGCGTATCGTTTATGGTGCCCTGGATACCGTGAAGGCTCGTAAGGCCGGCACCGATCCCCTGGAACTCTTCGAAAAAGCACTCGACGCCATCGCTCCGCTGGTCGAAGTGAAGTCGCGCCGCGTTGGTGGTGCTACTTACCAGGTTCCGGTCGAAGTTCGTCCTTCCCGTCGTAACGCTCTGGCAATGCGCTGGTTGGTAGACTACGCCCGCAAGCGCGGCGAGAAGTCTATGGCTCTGCGTTTGGCTGGCGAACTGTTGGACGCTGCCGAAGGTAAAGGTGCTGCAGTTAAGAAGCGTGAAGACGTTCACCGTATGGCTGAAGCCAACAAGGCTTTCTCGCACTACCGCTTCTAA
- the rplW gene encoding 50S ribosomal protein L23 has translation MNQERVFKVLLGPHVSEKATVLADKKGQFVFKVATDATKLEIKKAVESLFSVKVERVTTLNVLGKSKRTARGLGKRNDWKKAVISLQPGQDLDFSSSAE, from the coding sequence ATGAACCAGGAACGCGTATTTAAAGTTCTGCTTGGCCCGCACGTTTCCGAGAAGGCTACGGTTCTGGCAGACAAGAAAGGCCAGTTCGTTTTCAAGGTTGCTACCGACGCAACCAAGCTGGAAATCAAGAAGGCCGTCGAAAGCCTGTTCAGCGTGAAAGTAGAGCGTGTTACTACCCTGAATGTTCTGGGTAAGAGCAAGCGCACTGCTCGCGGTCTGGGCAAGCGTAATGACTGGAAGAAGGCAGTTATCTCCCTTCAGCCAGGCCAAGATCTCGATTTCAGCAGCAGTGCTGAGTAA
- the rpsL gene encoding 30S ribosomal protein S12, whose product MATINQLVRQPRKRIVEKSDVPALQNCPQRRGVCTRVYTTTPKKPNSALRKVCRVRLTNGFEVSSYIGGEGHNLQEHSVVLIRGGRVKDLPGVRYHTVRGSLDTSGVKGRNQGRSKYGTKRPK is encoded by the coding sequence ATGGCAACTATCAACCAGCTGGTACGTCAGCCGCGTAAGCGTATCGTCGAGAAATCCGACGTGCCTGCGCTGCAGAACTGCCCGCAACGCCGTGGCGTGTGCACCCGTGTGTACACCACCACGCCGAAAAAACCTAACTCGGCACTGCGTAAAGTATGCCGTGTGCGTCTGACCAACGGTTTCGAGGTTTCCTCGTACATCGGCGGTGAAGGCCACAACCTGCAAGAGCACAGCGTGGTACTGATCCGCGGCGGTCGTGTAAAAGACTTGCCAGGTGTTCGTTACCACACCGTTCGCGGTTCGTTGGATACTTCCGGTGTTAAAGGTCGTAACCAGGGTCGTTCGAAGTACGGTACCAAGCGTCCGAAGTAA